From Sphingobacteriales bacterium:
GTCGGTCAGCAAAAGCCCTTGATTCTCAAGGGCTTTTTTATTTATTGAGTAACAGAAATGCTTTACGGCTAACTCTCTCTGAGCCCTCTGTACAGCTGCCAATTGTTATTGTTACCGCAAATAAACGCAGATTAGACCGCTGATCTTCGCGAAAATTAGCGTTTCATTAGCGAGAATTAGCGGTTTATTTCTTTTTAGGAAAATATAAATTATTGATATTAAACACAATGAGCTATCTGAACAGTAACTTTTAAAAAATTTGACTGTTCATGAAATCCGTTTTCTTCGACAGGAAATGATTTGATGGATGAGTGATGCTTTTCTATTTGAAAATGTAATACCACCCCAAACCGATACGTGAGGCAAAGGTAATATCGTCAATAATGGAAGCAGCACTAACGATTAACGAAACATCTTTTTTAATCAGCAAAGATTCCGTTATTTCGAGATAGAGATCAGAACGGTTCAAAAAAGTGTTTCGGTGCTTGGCCACATATCCGAAAGGAATCAACAGGCTGCCCCCGAAATCAACTGAGGGATAAAAAATGGTTTTTTTCCTGAAAAGTTTATCGTTGTAATACAAAGAAGAATTACTCAAGTGGAAGGTCAGACCTGCATCAAAGCAAAGGCGGGTATTTTCCCATGTCAGAAAACTCATGTATTTGTTTCTGCCAAGCATCAGCCACTTCATCCCGATATTGGGCGATATACGTTCAAATTTTGATACCCTGCCATATTTATCAATGGCATTCTGACCATAGGAAATGCTTGCCCCACCGGACAAATAAAATCTCAGATTGTTGTAAACACCATAATTAATTTTCAGGCTGCCGGCAGAAATCTCCACCTGAGAAAATATCATTTCGTAAGCGGGTGTTACACTCAACAAATGTGTATTTCCCGATTGACTGAACACAAAATTGTGTTGGCATAAAAACAACCAAAATGCAAAAAGAAGTGATATTTTACTTTTAATCAAATACAATGATGATAATTTAATGGATATCAGACCGGATGATAATTTTTCCGCAAAAATAAAGGATTAACTGAAAATTTAAGTTAAGAATTACACACTTTGTCAACAACAGAAATAAAAACGGCAGTAAACTCTTATGTTTACTGCCGTTTCTGAAATTTGGTCTTTAATTCTTTTTGTGTTTTGCATAGGTAAATGTCAGACTTCCAAAGACCAGCATGAAAGTTGAAATAAGTATTGCTACGGCCATAATTCCTCCTTAATAAAAATGATTCTAAACAAGCAGGCTAATTGGCTAAATGCATGCCAGAAAAACAAGGTTTAAACAGATTAAACCTATTTGTCAATAACCCTGGGCAAGAACATCGGCAATATGAAGAAATTTGACCGGTTGTTTTTGCTTTCTGGCATATCCATCGAGGTGCATCAGACAACTGACATCGGTGCCTACAACATATTCCGCTTCCGTACTGACAGCATTCAGAACCTTTTGCTCTGCCATGGCGCTTGAAATAGGCTCCATTTTAATGGAAAAAGTTCCCCCAAATCCGCAGCAGGTTTCACTTTCATTCATTTCAACCAGTTCAAGACCCCTGACATGCCGGAGAAGCATACGGGGTTCTTCTTTTAAACCAAGTTCACGCAAGGCAGTACAGGAATCATGGTAAGTGATTTTCGCATGAAACTCTGCACCTATGTCGGTTACTTTTAAAATTTTCACCAGAAACTCCGTCAGTTCAAATGTTTTACTTTGAATAGCCTTGAAATGAGTACGCTGCGAACTGTTATCAAACAATTCTTCATAACTGTTTCGAATCATCCCTACACAGGAACCGGAAGGAACGACAATGTATCTTTTAGCGGAAAAATCGCGTAAAAATTTACGTGCCACCTTAATTGCCTCATCTTTGTACCCTGCATTGAAAGCCGGCTGTCCGCAGCAAGTCTGATTGGTATTGTAAAAAACCTTGCAACCGCACCTCTCAAGTACTTTTATGGTATTCCATGCTGTTTCAGGGAATAACTGATCGATATAACAGGGAATAAAAACATCAACTTCTGTCATAAGAGTAATAAATTGAAAGTGCAAAGGTAACTGAGAAAAGCTGAAGAATGTTGAGGAAAAAAATGTAACTGCCTTCCATTTTTACCCTTACTATTCAACAGATAAATGTTCAGCAATAAAACAGAAACAATCTGAGATAATGTTCTCCGGCATTGAAAAACTGTAAAATTTTTTTCTGACAAAGATGAAAAAACAGATTCATTGTCCAAACTTCTTCCATTTTTCTAAAACAGCCTGAAAATCAGCAGGTAATTCAGAATCAAAACGTATCATTTGTCCACTTTCAGGATGCCGGAATCCGAGGGTAGCAGCATGTAAAGCCTGGCGGGGCATAAGCCTGAAGCAATTGGCAACAAACTGCTGGTATTTTGAAAAGGATGGGCCTGAAACAATTTCACTTCCACCGTACATTTCATCATTAAACAAGGGGTGTCCGATGCTTTTAAGATGAGCGCGTATCTGATGCGTACGCCCTGTTTCCAGCCTGCATTCCAGCAAGGTGACATACGCAAAACGTTCGAGGACACGGTAATGTGTAATGGCAGATTTACCTTTTTCAGGCTCATGGGTGGTTATTACCCGTCTTCTGTCTTTCGGATCACGGATAAGAGAAGCAGCGATAGTTCCTTCCTCTTTTTCAACAATTCCCCATACAAGTGCAATATATTTTCTTTCAATAGAATGCTCATAAAACTGTCGTGCAAGATAAGTCATGGCAAATTCAGTTTTTGCTACGACCAGCAGCCCTGAAGTGTCTTTGTCGATACGATGAACCAGACCAGGCCTGTAATCCTGCGTATTTCCGGAAGGCAGATGCTGCAAATGATAAAGCAGAGCATTGACAAGCGTTCCGGTATAATTGGCATAGGCAGGATGGACAACCATTCCGGCCTGCTTATTTACAACAATCAGATAATCATCTTCATAAACAATATCAACAGGAATATTCTCAGGGATAAGGTCAATTTCAACGGGCGGCTCATGCCAGATAATGCTGATCTGATCGAGCGGTTTGACCTTGTAATTGCTTTTAACTGCTTTACCATTGACCAATACACATCCGCAACGGGCTGCCTCCTGTATTTTGGTACGACTGGAATTGGCAATCCTGTTTTGCAAAAATTTATCAATGCGCAACAAGTCCTGACCTTTGTCAACAGTAAATTGATAATGTTCATAAAAATCTTCTTTCAGCGTTTCTGCTTCATTATTCATGATTTTTTTTTATGCAAAAAAATGTATTTTTTTTTTGCCTGATTCAAATTAAATGTTTTATATTTGCCACTCAGATTTCTTAACCCTTTTTAATGAAAATTAAATTAAAGCTAAAAGTATGAGAAGAAGTTTTACAATTCTGTTCGTTTTTCTTGCATTAGCAGTAAATAGCCTGAAGGCCCAACAATACTGTACGGCAGGAGCATATACTTGCGATGAATACATCTCGAAAGTAGAGCTGAATACCATTAGCAACTCTACCGGCTGTGGTCTCACCTCACAACAATATTCAGACTACACGAATATCTCCACCACCTTGCAGACAGGCACCAACTACACCTGTACGGTTACCAACGGATATTATTATTCAGGTGACTACATGGATATCTGGGTAGATTGGAATAACGATAAAGATTTTGACGATGCCGGAGAATACATTGGAAGTGACGCTGCCAATCCGGCAAAAATCACCGTCAAAGTACCTGCCAGTCCTCCTACCTATGGCAATGTCAGGATGAGGATACGTTGCAGATATTATGGATCGGCCAATGCGTGCGGCATACAAACCTATGGGGAAGTCGAAGATTATACCATTACTATCCCTTCACCCAAGCCAATGCTTTTCGATAAGCTGACCGCCTCACATCCCGATACCAACACCTGCTTTATCAGTCAGACAGTAGTACCCATTCTCAAAGCCACCGCTACAACCTATAATGGTTCTTATTATCCACTGTCAGTCGATACCATATGGTTTTCAACCAATGGGACAACAGATCCGGCAGATATTTTAAATGTAAAACTCTTCAGAAATTTCGGTACCCCACTTAAACTTTCCGATACCCTTGGTTCACCCATACTTGCACCCAACGGAACATTTTATTTCGTTATGCCACAAGGATCGAAACTTTTGTATGGAGACAACAATTTATGGCTCGGCTATGACATTCATTACAAGGCAAAAGCCGGCAATTATATTGACTGCCAGCTACTTGCCGCAAGAATAAACGACACCATACGTTATGCAGGCACAGCAGGAAACCCGGTCGGAAGAAAAATGATAGTACATCCGAAAGATTATACAGGATATTGCGATTTAACCCGTAGTTCCGGACTTAATTACCTCATCGGACTTGTCAGGGTATTATTTGAAGGTATCGATTATCAATCAGGTGTATATCTCGGAACCGGTAGCTGTGTGGATTTCTATACAGGATATATACCGACCGTTTACAAACAACAGACCTATCAGATAACCATGCAACATGCACCTTTCAACCAGAGAATGGCAAAACTCTATATTGAC
This genomic window contains:
- a CDS encoding (Fe-S)-binding protein: MTEVDVFIPCYIDQLFPETAWNTIKVLERCGCKVFYNTNQTCCGQPAFNAGYKDEAIKVARKFLRDFSAKRYIVVPSGSCVGMIRNSYEELFDNSSQRTHFKAIQSKTFELTEFLVKILKVTDIGAEFHAKITYHDSCTALRELGLKEEPRMLLRHVRGLELVEMNESETCCGFGGTFSIKMEPISSAMAEQKVLNAVSTEAEYVVGTDVSCLMHLDGYARKQKQPVKFLHIADVLAQGY
- a CDS encoding RluA family pseudouridine synthase gives rise to the protein MNNEAETLKEDFYEHYQFTVDKGQDLLRIDKFLQNRIANSSRTKIQEAARCGCVLVNGKAVKSNYKVKPLDQISIIWHEPPVEIDLIPENIPVDIVYEDDYLIVVNKQAGMVVHPAYANYTGTLVNALLYHLQHLPSGNTQDYRPGLVHRIDKDTSGLLVVAKTEFAMTYLARQFYEHSIERKYIALVWGIVEKEEGTIAASLIRDPKDRRRVITTHEPEKGKSAITHYRVLERFAYVTLLECRLETGRTHQIRAHLKSIGHPLFNDEMYGGSEIVSGPSFSKYQQFVANCFRLMPRQALHAATLGFRHPESGQMIRFDSELPADFQAVLEKWKKFGQ